TAAACAATGCAGATATTAAATTTCCAATGGTCACAGATGAGAATGGTGAAGAGGTTGAACTAACAAAAGGTCGATACTCTCAATACATGGAAAGCAAAGACCGACGCGTGCGTCACGATGCTTTCAAAGCCTTGTATGAAACCTACCGAAACCATAAAAATACAATTGCAGCAACACTGATTGCAAGCGTAAAACGTGATGTGTTCTATGCACGTACCCGGAAGCATTCATCCGCATTACAGGCGTCTCTATTTAACGATAATGTAGATCAATCCGTATACGACAATCTCATCGCCACCATCCATAAGAATTTACCTGAACTACAGCGTTATTTAGATTTACGCAAAAAAGTGTTGGGTGCAGATGAGCTTCACATGTATGATTTATATGTTCCGATTGTAGCAGAAGCCAACATGGAAATTCCTTATGAAGAGGCTGTTAAAACAGTAGAGGACTCATTGGCTCCACTTGGTGAGGACTATGGAAAGGTGCTGCATGAAGGATTCACTTCCGGATGGGTAGACGTCTATGAAAATCAAGGCAAAACGAGCGGTGCTTATTCGTGGGGGACATATTCTGTTCATCCTTACGTGCTAATGAATTATCAGGATAACCTCAATAACATGTTCACGTTAGCACACGAAATGGGCCACGTCATGCACAGCTATTATTCGCATAAAAACCAGCCATACACCTATTCTCAATATCAGATCTTTGTAGCAGAGGTAGCGTCTACATTAAATGAAGCTCTGTTAATGCAGCATTTACTTGCTCAAACGACTGAAAAAGAAAAACGCATGTACCTGCTCAACTACTACTTAGAGCAGTTTAGAGCGACTGTTTTCCGTCAGACCATGTTTGCTGAATTCGAAAAAATGATTCATGCTACCATTGAAGAAGGGCATGCGCTGACAGTAGACTCGCTTTCCAGCATGTATCGTGAGCTAAATGTGAAATATTTCGGAGACTCTGTGGTAATCGATGAGGAGATTGATCTTGAATGGGCAAGAATTCCTCATTTCTATAACAATTTCTACGTGTACAAATATGCTACAGGTTTCTCAGCTGCTACTTCTCTGTCGAAACAAATTTTGGAGGAGGGGGAACCAGCAGTCGAACGATACTTGAACTTCCTATCTAGTGGTGGTTCCGATTATCCTATTGAATTATTGAAAAAAGCTGGAGTCGATATGGCAAAACCAGAGCCGATCGAGGAAGCAATGGAAGTCTTTAAAGGCTTGTTAGATGAATTGGAGCAATTAGCTTTATCTAAATAGAAGCGTTGCAGGAACTCACAAAGGGAGGGTGTGTAACCCTCTTTTTTGTTTGTAAACTACTACAGCTTGTCATATAGAAACACTAGCTAGAAGCAAGCAAGAATGCTGGTATGTCAATACTTCAGTTGTGTGTCTGTTTCTTGAAGAGTAAGAAGATTCTTGGGTAACAGCCTTGTTTTCTGTTACAATAATAAGTGAGAAATCGCTTACGTAGACTTTTTTACAAACGCTTTCTCCATAATAATTCTAGGAAATGCGTATAAATTGGACGCCTAACCAAAAATAGACAGAGGCTTCCTGGAGTTTGAAAAATAGGAGGAGTACACCATGACTGTTACTCAAACACAAAAAATTATAAATGTGAATATTGTCACAGAAAAAGGTATTCTTGAACAGGCCATTCTCCTTATGGAAAACGGAAAAATTATCTATGTAGGCCCTGAAAATGGACAAGAAGCAGAATCTGTTTACGATGGAAAAGGTGCAACTCTAGCACCGGGATTCATTGATTTACATGTACACGGTGGTGCGGGATATGATTTTATGGACAGCACACAGGAAGCAGTTGATGGCATTTGTAGCTTCCATGCTAAGCACGGTACTACTGGTCTATTGGCTACTACGATGACAGCTCCCATCGAACGTAATCTTGAAATATTGGAATTTTATTCAAATATAAAGGAGAACAAAGGTGCTAAAGTAGTTGGCGTTCATATGGAGGGACCGTTTATTAATCCAGTCTTAAAGGGAGCGCAAAATGGAGAGTGGATTGAGCCCCCAACACTTGCTAATATGCAAAAGGTTTTCTCAATCGCCCGTCCAGGCCTAGTCAAGCTTATGACATTAGCCCCTGAGCTGGTTACTGAAGATGAGGTATTTGATCTACTGCGCGAACAAAAGGTCATTGCATCTGTTGGACACTCCTTACAAGATTATGATGGCGCATGCCAATGCTTACGCAAAGGGGTAAACCACGCGACCCATTTAGGAAATGCGATGAAGGGCTTGCACCATCGTGATGTGGGCATTATCGGTTTAGCCATGCAGAATCCAGAAATGACATTTGATTTTATCTGTGATGGTATTCATCTATCTCCTAACTTCATCCGTATTTTGGCAAAAGCATGCGAATTAAATCAAATGATGCTCATTACCGATGCGATGCGTGCAGCAGGCTTAGATGATGGTGAATATGATTTAGGTGGACAAAATGTGATCGTTCGTGGGGATGAAGCGCGTCTTTCTGATGGTACATTAGCGGGAAGTGTTCTTACCCTAGATAAAGCATTGTCTAACTTTATGAAGTTTACAAACATCCCTTTGGAAAAAGCAATTTACTTGCTTACAATGAACCAAGCAAAAAAATTAGGCATTAGTGAAACAAAAGGTAGCATCCAAGTAGGCAAAGATGCTGATCTTGTACTGTTATCGAAGGAATATCAGGTTATGGCTACTTGGGTGGAAGGAAAAATCGTATTTGAAAAGGCGGAGGAATAGATGATGCAGGTACAGGTTTTTGAGGATTATGACACACTCAGCCGTTATGCAGCAGATATTTTTTTAAAACAGATTAAGAAAAAATCTGATTCCGTTTTGGGATTAGCTACGGGCGGAACACCAGAAGGATTTTATCGACACCTGATTACTAGTTATAAAGATCAAAAGCTGGACTTTTCAAGATTGCGTACTTTTAACCTAGACGAATATTATCCGATTAAGCGTGAGCATCCACAAAGCTATTGGACATTCATGCATGATCATTTATTTGCTTATGTCAATATATCAACAAGCAATATCCACCTTCCCAACGGCGAAACGACCAATGTGGATGCAGAGTGCGACCGATATGAAGAAGAGATCGGAGCAAACGGAGGAGTAGATATTCAAATTCTAGGAATAGGTGAAAATGGTCATATTGGCTTTAATGAACCAGGCGCTTCTTTCGATTCTCGCACGCGTATGGTCGAGCTGACTAAGAACACGATCCAAGCCAACTCTCGCTATTTCGACAGTGAGGAGGATGTACCGCGTCATGCGATTACAATGGGGATTGCTAGCATTATGCAAAGTAAAAAAATCGTAATCCTCGCAGCAGGTGTAAAAAAGGCAGAGGCAGTGGCGAAAGCGATTCAAGGCGAAATAACTGAAGCGATGCCAGCTTCTATTTTACAAAAGCATCCTGATGTAATCTTCCTTCTAGATAAGGAAGCAGCCTCCCTGCTCACTCATAACTAGCATATAGCTCTAAAAAGACGGTCTATATAAGTAGACGGTCTTTTTTTTATTTAGAAGAGAAGAATTGTTAGATAGCTCCTATTGAAGAGGATATACTTGAGTTACTGTTTTTCTATAAAAAAGGTTATTAATTTAAATTTTGTATAAAATTTCATTTTACTATTTTCAACACAACATATTAATCTCCGTCTTAAGTTGGATATAAGCTCCACCTGCTGGCCGTTCTGTTATTTCAGAAAATTAGAGAGAATAGAATAAAAAAGGAAAGAGCTGGGAGGAACAGATGTGAGACGTGTTGTCGTATCGGTTTTGGGCGCCTCTATTTTGTTAGTTAGTGGCTGTGGGAGTAATGTGGAGCCAGTAGCTAGCGTACAAGAGGAGAAAAATAACAAATGGGTGGAGACCTATAAGATTGAACAAGCACCAGCTTCAACTTTACTAGGATATTCGGGAGTAGTTGAAGCAAATAAGCAGGTAATGCTAGGCTTCGGTAGTTCAGGAAAAATTGCACAGGTAAACACCGAAAAAGGGGCACAGGTACAGCAAGGTCAGGTCTTGGCCTCTTTAGACGCGAAAGTATATCAGGTAGCTGCTCAGGCAGCCGCAGGGCAAGTACAATCCGCAACGGTTGCCGCTCAGGAAGCAAAGAAAGGAGCCTCTCAAGAAGCACTTGCTCAGCAAAAAATCAAGCTGGAGCGAGAGCAACAAAATGCTGCAGAGGCAAAAAAGGCCGCGAAGCAGGGCGATGTTTTGTTTCAAGGCGGTGCGCTTTCAAAAAATGATTATGAGGCTCTTCTTCTCAAAGCGAAGCAAGCAGAGATGAGTGTAAAAAATGAACAGATTGCACTTCAGGAGCTTCAAAGAGGGGCAAATCCAGATCAGCTAGCTAGAGCAAGCGCTGCCATTACGCAGGCAAACAGCGAGGCTGTACGAGCGCAGGAGAGTTTACAACAAACCAAAATCATTGCGCCATTCTCAGGAACGATCGTAGCAGTGCATGAACAGACAGGGAAGGTCGTAGCTGGTGGACAAAGCGTAATTGAGCTAGTTGATTTGAAAACTGTTAAGGTAGTTTTGGCTGTTGAAAGCGATGAGGTGGGATTTTTTACGGAAGGGAAGCAGGTAGAAGTACAGGATGCTTCTGGTATAAGCAGTAAGGGGACAATTCAGTTTGTCTCACCTGTGATCGACCAAGCAAACGGGAAATATCGAGTGGAGATTCATATAAGTAATTCAGATAAAAAATGGCGAGGTGGTATGGTTGCGAATGTTAAGGTACCTCGCCCATTGCAGGGATTTTTATTG
The nucleotide sequence above comes from Brevibacillus laterosporus LMG 15441. Encoded proteins:
- the nagA gene encoding N-acetylglucosamine-6-phosphate deacetylase, coding for MTVTQTQKIINVNIVTEKGILEQAILLMENGKIIYVGPENGQEAESVYDGKGATLAPGFIDLHVHGGAGYDFMDSTQEAVDGICSFHAKHGTTGLLATTMTAPIERNLEILEFYSNIKENKGAKVVGVHMEGPFINPVLKGAQNGEWIEPPTLANMQKVFSIARPGLVKLMTLAPELVTEDEVFDLLREQKVIASVGHSLQDYDGACQCLRKGVNHATHLGNAMKGLHHRDVGIIGLAMQNPEMTFDFICDGIHLSPNFIRILAKACELNQMMLITDAMRAAGLDDGEYDLGGQNVIVRGDEARLSDGTLAGSVLTLDKALSNFMKFTNIPLEKAIYLLTMNQAKKLGISETKGSIQVGKDADLVLLSKEYQVMATWVEGKIVFEKAEE
- a CDS encoding efflux RND transporter periplasmic adaptor subunit, coding for MRRVVVSVLGASILLVSGCGSNVEPVASVQEEKNNKWVETYKIEQAPASTLLGYSGVVEANKQVMLGFGSSGKIAQVNTEKGAQVQQGQVLASLDAKVYQVAAQAAAGQVQSATVAAQEAKKGASQEALAQQKIKLEREQQNAAEAKKAAKQGDVLFQGGALSKNDYEALLLKAKQAEMSVKNEQIALQELQRGANPDQLARASAAITQANSEAVRAQESLQQTKIIAPFSGTIVAVHEQTGKVVAGGQSVIELVDLKTVKVVLAVESDEVGFFTEGKQVEVQDASGISSKGTIQFVSPVIDQANGKYRVEIHISNSDKKWRGGMVANVKVPRPLQGFLLPLECVGLTNETHFVMKVENGIVRKQPVQVGQIINGNIEIVKGVSVGEQVVKSGITYIVDGENVAVKGVKQ
- the nagB gene encoding glucosamine-6-phosphate deaminase, giving the protein MQVQVFEDYDTLSRYAADIFLKQIKKKSDSVLGLATGGTPEGFYRHLITSYKDQKLDFSRLRTFNLDEYYPIKREHPQSYWTFMHDHLFAYVNISTSNIHLPNGETTNVDAECDRYEEEIGANGGVDIQILGIGENGHIGFNEPGASFDSRTRMVELTKNTIQANSRYFDSEEDVPRHAITMGIASIMQSKKIVILAAGVKKAEAVAKAIQGEITEAMPASILQKHPDVIFLLDKEAASLLTHN
- the pepF gene encoding oligoendopeptidase F, encoding MNKSKTLPKRSEVPDQFKWKLEDIYASTNDWEKDAELAKTLIQKAQSFKGKLADSGKQLLEALTLMDELSQLIEKLYVYARMRRDEDNGNSTYQALTDRATSLSTQVSSALAYIQPEILAIEDERLEALLNEESGLDHYRKFLEVEIIRYKPHTLSAEEEVLLAEMREIAGAPSNIFTMLNNADIKFPMVTDENGEEVELTKGRYSQYMESKDRRVRHDAFKALYETYRNHKNTIAATLIASVKRDVFYARTRKHSSALQASLFNDNVDQSVYDNLIATIHKNLPELQRYLDLRKKVLGADELHMYDLYVPIVAEANMEIPYEEAVKTVEDSLAPLGEDYGKVLHEGFTSGWVDVYENQGKTSGAYSWGTYSVHPYVLMNYQDNLNNMFTLAHEMGHVMHSYYSHKNQPYTYSQYQIFVAEVASTLNEALLMQHLLAQTTEKEKRMYLLNYYLEQFRATVFRQTMFAEFEKMIHATIEEGHALTVDSLSSMYRELNVKYFGDSVVIDEEIDLEWARIPHFYNNFYVYKYATGFSAATSLSKQILEEGEPAVERYLNFLSSGGSDYPIELLKKAGVDMAKPEPIEEAMEVFKGLLDELEQLALSK